The genomic interval AGAGCAATTAACATCAGGTGGAATAAGTGGTTTTAAACAGATGTGTTTTGAGTTGTAATGTGTGGCattacagtaaacatgatattactgactattaACAGACAATTTGTATACCAAAAGCCTTTCCACATGCTTAAACCGCCATGATTAACATGTTAGATCACTCAGAAGTTTCACCCAGAAGTTACAAACAAACCAAAGCaattgcattgaaaatgctattcaggaggtgaaaagcactttaattaGTAGGATTGGAagtaaatacagcacagaattaaatgtggcattaggaaataaaagtcccatgaaataaataaatgtggcactaggaaataaaagtcctatGAAATAAATGTTATCTTTTGAAAGTCATTTTGAATTAAGTACATTTTGAAGGTAAATTGATTCAGCCATATATTTATAGAATgctatatttattgccatcttttttttatttcagggtttatttcatagccatatttatttatttagtacttacctatttatttacctatttatttaattaattttgaATCAAACAGCATTCCATATTTTGCAGGACCCTGGGATCTAGTACTGTACTCATTACAACCTTTAATATTTACTGTACTTAAAAAATATAACTTGGGCCTTTGTATACATTACTGTATACAGTCTatgaataccccccccccaaaaaaaaaaaactaagaaCATTTTAAACTAAGAAAATGGAAAGCAATGCACAGAAAGCAATGCATGGAAAGCAATGCACGGAAAGCAATACACGGAACATATTCAGGAATGTCCTGTGTCATGAAAAAGAGACATGTGGagaagaagggaagggagggatgggctTAAAGTCTAACTCTTTCCTTTATAGGAGAGTAGTCCACAATTAGCTTCTGCTTGCTTATCACTCTCCACTATATATAAGTAGTCCCACAGAGAAGCCTCTATGGACAGACAGCTTCCACCTCTTGGGTAAGACACTTGTTATTTTCACATCCATTTACTGAGATCAGGCACATAGATACAACTCATAACACGTTTTGCTATTTGTCCACTATTGTGGACAAAACGTGTAACATTGAGTTTTGAATTGAAAGACTGACAATGTTATACAATACATGTTTGTCTCATAACTGAAATGCTATTTTGGAATGCCAAACCTTTGTTGACTATTAGATACTGAATGGGGGAAGTAAAACCCAGATTATATACTCCACTAACGAGAATTAGAAACAGGTGAACCAAAACACAGGTGTGCACAATGGCGCGTAATCAGCACTAGACAGCCGCGCCACTAGTACTCTGGGGAATCTGAGTGTAGATGTGGAGTCGCTGGCCTAGATGTAACAGGCACCAtgcttaggctactttgtttttCCAGTCACGTGTCAATGTGTCCACCATATGTATACCATATCAAATTGGTGGCCATTTATCTTATGTCTTAATGCGGTATCATTCTTTtcttaatcaaatacaaaaattaCTTAAAATTTACCTAAAATAAAGTGAGTAGAAATTAAAAGCCTCATCAGAAAAGACAAGGTTTATTACATTTTCTGACATTGTAGAAATTGACAGTGCAGTCAAAACATCGGCATGAGACAATTTTGTTATATGAATATTGGCTAACGGTGTTGGCCAATCATTTTCttatcggtgcatccctactaTGTAACACTCAAATATAATGGGAGTTAAAGCAATGGCATGTAAATATTGTATACGATGTTCTGGTTGTGCTTTTTCTGTATAAGTTACTAAAAAACtctaaacaaatatattttacagcaCCAACTAAGAGTCAATTTCATCTAGGAGAGGACAAACAGGTGAGACATAGTTTGATGCTACATACTAATGTATTCTGCTCAAAGCCTAAGGACCATCAGTATAACTACTACAGTAATTGTATAAAATGAATGATGATATTGTTTTATTTAGTCTACACCTTCTGAAGGCTTCTGAGGCCTACGTACTTTACAGTAATATAAAGTAAATGCATTCATCATTTATACTTTGAATTAATGAGAAAAGAAGGAATAGATTTTGTAACAGTGATATCTTTTTACCCCAGTAAACCGCCACCATGAGTACGGACGCGGAGATGGCCCAATATGGCAAGGCCGCCATTTACCTCCGTAAgcctgagagggagaggcttGAGGCCCAGGCTGCACCCTTTGATGCTAAGAATGCCTGCTACGTGCCTGATGCCAAGGATTTGTACCTTAAGGGTATGGTTGTTAAGAGAGACGGAGGCAAATGTGATGTGAAAGTCCTTATCactgaggaggtaagaggataCTTAGCACggaatgaaaaaaacatttagtgGACGTTTCTGTACATGTCTGTGTTATTCATTTAGTGTAGGCTTCATGCTTGTTATTGACGTTTTCCAGGTAAAAACCTTCAAAGAAGAAGACATCTCACCCATGAACCCTCCTAAGTTTGACAAGATTGAGGACATGGCCATGATGACCTACCTCAATGAAGCCTCTGTCCTGTATAACCTCAAAGAGCGTTATGCAGCATGGATGATCTACGTAAGAAAACTACACATGTAGACATGAGACACCTTAAGGAAGCAAATTACACCCTCCGAAAATGTACCATACATGAGCTCTAATATCAATATTTCCCTCTACTCTCTGCTCATATGCAGACCTACTCTGGGCTCTTCTGTGCCACGGTGAACCCCTACAAGTGGCTCCCTGTGTATGACATGGAAGTGGTCAACGCCTACAGAGGGAAGAAGCGTATGGAGGCTCCACCCCACATCTTCTCCGTCTCTGACAACGCCTTTCAGTTCATGTTGACTGGTATGGACGCTCACTGATAGATGGCTGAAGTCATATATAGATGGATGTATGCATTCTTAGTTGATACTCGTATCACTTCCGACACATTTATTTGTCAATTTACTTTCAGATAAGGAGAACCAGTCTGTCCTAATCACGTaagtttgagactttaattgagtgtatattttttatatttatatgtatataAATATGAAGACTATAATGCTTAATGACTTAAGATGCTTGACAATACTTATTTTAGTTCATGAACACTAAATCATATTTTTATCATCTTATAAACTAGTGGAGAATCTGGTGCTGGAAAGACTGTCAACACCAAGCGTGTCATCCAGTACTTTGCCACCATTGCTGTTTCTGGAggtgagaagaagaaggaaccAGTTCCCGGCAAAATGCAGGTATGACCTAATATTTACCATAGAAAGTGCATGCCATCAAATGTTGACCCATCATTGTttttaccccccaaaaaattattTTCCAATGGTACAGTTCAAGGGTGTAGGTTTCATTATACTTGAAATCTGTAAATATGTCTGCCCCAGTTGTTTaataagaaaaaaatatattcagTTATGAAAAATCTGTCCCCCcatatttgaaaacaaaaaaagtataGTTAGTATAGTTCAAATCTAATTTACATCTTCAAAATATGTTGACAGCAGTCCTGTGGTAGTTTTACATACAGCACAACGTAAATAAGACTGTTAGTATATTACTTATTATTACTCATTCAGCAACTTAAAAGGTTAAGATTTATGACATTTGCACTTTAAGTGGGGGTTACTGTGTTAACAGTGGCGAAACATATTAAACTTAAGGCGTTCAAAGATAATATAGAAACAGGGTTAGACCTAGTCTAGGGAAAGCGTTCCAGGAGTATATAACTATAGACAAAGTGACGAGATAATTATTTTGGACGATTGGTGATCAGTCTAAATGACCAATGTTTTGCCTACCTTCAGGGTTCCCTTGAGGATCAGATCATTGCAGCTAACCCTCTACTGGAGTCCTATGGTAATGCCAAGACAGTGAGAAATGACAACTCATCTCGCTTTGTAAGTTTGGAGGGAAAATATTAATTTTCACATGTTACACTAACTTAGAAATCAATAGGATGCGTTGAAAAAGCCCTCTCTATGACCTCTTTCAGGGTAAATTCATTAGGATTCACTTCCACATGAACGGAAAACTGGCTAGTGCTGACATTGAGACCTGTAAGTTGGTTTGAATTATTTCCCAGATGATCCTTTAAATAAATGTTGGTGTCCATTCACTTGAGATTCAAATTGTTCTCATGTTTCTCTATCCTTTCAACCACGTTTCTCACAGACTTGCTGGAGAAGTCTAGAGTGAGCTTCCAGCTGCCTGATGAGAGAGGCTACCACATCTTCTACCAGATGATGACCAACCACAAACCTGAGCTTGTTGGTGAGGCACTGCGGGGATTAAAGAAACAATATGTTCTGAATGACATTTACTCCTTTGTCCACTCATTGAGGGTTCTGCCTTTTACATAAAATGTACACGTGCCTTGGGTGATAGTCATTATAGTTTTGTGTCTCCACAGAAATGTCGCTTATCACCACCAACCCCTACGACTACCCCATGATCAGCCAGGGTCAGATCACTGTGGCCAGTATCGATGACACAGTTGAGCTTGATGCCACCGATGTAAGTCACTGAAAGGGTTCAACTCGAAAATATAATAACATATATATTGTTGGTTAATGTAAACTTTCTTTCCCCATCCAGGATGCTATTGACATCTTGGGCTTCACCGCTGAAGAGAAGATGAGCATCTACAAGTTTACCGGTGCTGTCATGCACCACGGCAACATGCATTTCAAGCAGAAGCAGCGTGAGGAGCAGGCTGAGCCAGATGGCACAGAGGGTAAGACAAAGTATTTGTATCAAAGTTCTAAAGAGCATGCATTTAACTATATTCCTGTGATAAACGTTGCACTCTGATGCTCATTGCTCCTTTCCCTCCCCAGTGGCTGATAAAATCGGTTACCTTCTGGGTCTGAACTCAGCTGACATGCTGAAAGCCCTGTGCTACCCCAGAGTGAAGGTCGGCAATGAGTATGTGACCAAGGGTCAGACAGTGCCTCAGGTAAGAATAGACTTGAGAGCAGTCATTTTACAATGAGACTGTTTCTTTTGGCTTGTGATGTGTTTGTAAAAAGAAATGTAGTCACTTTGCATTGAATTAATACAGTTAATAACATTTGTATAAGACAGTGAAAGTAACTTTTAGCATTGATGTTACACAGGTGAACAACTCAGTGAGTGCTCTGGCCAAGTCCATCTATGAGAGGATGTTCTTGTGGATGGTCATCCGCATCAACCAGATGTTGGACACCAAGCAGCCAAGGAACTACTACATCGGTGTGCTTGACATTGCTGGTTTTGAGATCTTTGACGTGAGTTTGAGATTGGTCATTATGGCAATATTTGACAAATTATTAGAAATACCTTCAAAAGTGGTTTCTTTCATGTGTCATTAAACTATACAGATAGTATATACTCTATTTTAATGATTTGATTTAAAGGAACAACAATCAAGTGTagataaagtaaaaaaaaatgcattcGGTATGGTGGGATCTTTACTCAATAAAGTTCTGACAAACTTTGCAAATCTACAGTACAACAGCATGGAGCAGCTGTGCATCAACTTCACCAATGAGAAACTGCAACAGTTCTTCAACCACACCATGTTCGTCCTGGAGCAAGAGGAGTACAAGAAAGAGGGCATTGTCTGGGCTTTCATTGACTTTGGCATGGACTTGGCTGCCTGCATTGAGCTCATTGAGAAGGTGAGGTGTCTGTAAAAACTGTGGATGTTTCATACCTGGAAAGGATACAAGGTTATTCATACATGTAGATACATTAGACTGACATGTTCTTATCATATCACAGTGCTTAATATATGTCTTATTCAATTATGCCATTTCAGCTCACGCTTATACACAGTATATTTGACTGATCAAAGTATATTTCTACACAGCCAATGGGTATCTTCTCCATCCTTGAAGAGGAGTGCATGTTCCCCAAGGCTTCAGACACTTCCTTCAAGAACAAGCTGTATGACCAGCATCTTGGAAAGAACAAGGCATTTGAGAAGCCTAAACCAGCCAAGGGCAAGGCCGAGGCCCACTTCTCCCTGGTCCACTATGCTGGTACAGTGGACTACAATatcactggctggctggacaaGAACAAGGATCCCCTGAACGAGTCTGTGCTTCAGCTGTATGGAAAGTCCTCAGCCAAACTGTTGGCCACACTCTACGTTGCTGCTCCAGTTGAGGGTTAGTATGGTTGAATTAGATTATAAACACACAGTTTTATACATTGAACATATTAACATGATTTGTTAATGAATTAACAGTATCGTTCAAGCAACAAAACATATGCATGTATTATGCTGTCTAACTCCTGACACTCCTATAACAGATACCTCAAAGAAAGGAGGCAAGAAGAAGGGAGGTTCCatgcagactgtgtcctctcagtTCAGGGTGAGTGaggttttttttatatataatttGGGATAGCTTTATTGTGAATAATATCTGAGAGTAACAATGCTTTATAACAACCTTACAGGAGAACTTGGGCAAACTGATGACCAACTTGAGGAGCACCCACCCTCATTTCGTGCGTTGTCTGATCCCCAATGAGTCTAAGACTCCAGGTATAACATACTGTTTCATGCATTATTTCTCTTAAGTCATTATTACCTTAAACATAGAGTGCGTTCATTCGATTATTATTTCTAATAAATAAGTACAAATAAGTTCCACAAAGTAAAAAGCTGCCCCAAAATCTTTCATCCAGGTTTGATGGAGAACCACCTGGTTATCCACCAGCTGAGGTGTAACGGTGTGCTGGAGGGTATTAGGATTTGCACAAAGGGCTTCCCCAGCAGAATCATCTATGCTGACTTCAAGCAGAGGTAGTCttacacacaaatgcaacaaAGATGTGGTAGATGGATAAAAACATGCAAGTAATAAACACATTTTCTCCCTATTCAGATACAAGGTATTGAATGCCGGTGTCATCCCCGAAGGCCAGTTCATGGACAACAAGAAGGCTTCTGAGAAGTTGCTTGGGTCCATTGATGTGAACCATGATGAGTACAAGTTTGGACACACCAAGGTAACATACCGTACACTATTGATGATGGGATACTGGCAACTCATGTTTGTGACCTACAGAGATTATTAAATATCTCATTTACCTGGTAGACATTCAAAATGTGTTTGCACCAAAAGTGTttatttcagttttgtattataATTGTGTCTCAGGTGTTCTTCAAAGCTGGTCTGCTTGGTGTccttgaggagatgagagatgagaagcTTGCTACTCTGGTAACCATGACACAGGCTCTTGCCCGTGGATACCTGATGAGGAAGGAGTTTACCAAgatgatggagaggaggtgagatggaAATGATAAAAGGAAAAATATGGATTCAAGTATTTGCATTCAAATCTTGTTTTTAGGGAGTGATCCATTTTGTTTTACTATGAAGCTATTGTTAGAATCATGATGTGAACTTGTAATTTTGGAATGATGAATATCTTGGGCTTGATGGAATGATAGACTTTACATGTAGGAATGGGTTAGGGTAATGACTTTACATTGCATAATCTGCATCGAGCTAAACTATCTCTTTTTGTCCATGCCTCTCTTTTTCTTATAATTAGAGAATCTGTCTTCACCATCCAGTACAATATCCGCTCGTTCATGAATGTGAAACATTGGCCATGGATGAAGGTCTACTACAAGATCAAGCCTCTCCTGCAGAGtgctgagacagagaaggagctggCCAACATGAAAGAGGACTATGAGAAGTGCAAAGTTGCTCTTGAAAAGTCTGAGGCTCgcaagaaggagctggaggaaaaGATGGTGTCCCTCCTGCAAGAGAAGAATGACTTGTCTCTCCAAGTTGCATCTGTGAGTGagccacacacacgtatgcacacacacacacacacactcacaccacattAAAGTCTAATTAACCTCTGTTATTTTCAGGAATCAGAGAATCTGAATGATGctgaggagagatgtgagggtcTGATCAAGAGCAAGATCCAGCTGGAGGCCAAACTCAAAGAGACaactgagaggctggaggatgaagaggagatgaATGCTGAGCTGACTGCCaagaagaggaagctggaggatgAGTGCTCTGAACTGAAGAAGGACATCGATGATCTGGAGCTTACCCTGGCcaaagtggagaaggagaagcatgCCACAGAGAACAAGGTATCAACATCTCACCCATATCCGAGCAGTAGTTTGTTCAAAAACACCAAACATTAGCTTTAACTTGATCTAACTTTGTCTTTGTCTGCAGGTTAAAAACCTGACTGAGGAGATGGCATCTCAAGATGAAAGTGTTGCCAAGCTGACCAAGGAGAAGAAAGCCCTGCAAGAGGCCCACCAGCAGACATTGGATGACCTGCAGGCAGAAGAGGACAAAGTCAACACTCTGACCAAGGCCAAGACCAAGCTGGAACAACAAGTTGATGATGTGAGTCAAGTTATGTTTTCTGGGGGTTTTATCCAACTTTGCCTCTATTGGTATTGAATTTAATCTCATATAATAAATTGGTTTGGGGATTCAATAGGACTCCACTATAATAATATAAGGTGTTATGAATGAGCTGTTCACATCAAAGCTTAAGTatgagaaatgtgttttgtcCTCCAGCTTGAAGGCTCTCTGGAGCAAGAGAAGAAGCTCCGTATggacctggagagaggcaagagaaagctggagggagacctgaaacTAGCCCAGGAGTCCATCATGGACCTGGAGAACGACAAGCAGCAGTCCGATGAAAAGATCAAGAAGTAAGTATTGTAAAATCATTCGAGACTTTCTTGACATTATTTGGATTTTATTCACTCCAGCAATCATTACAATCAATTTTGACTTCCACATAATTATTTCAATGTCCAATGTTCAACCCCATCTATAGGTCAATGCATTTCACATTTGTTATTGATATTACTCAACTTGAGTAATGCAATAATAAAGACCTATGACACTGAGTTTTGTTTCTAAGTATACTAATCAAATAACATAGATTACTTAATTGAATATGTTAGTCATTAGGCATAGAGAAACTTTTGATATGAAAAATTGTGGATGTTCTTTACAATTTAATGTCAACTCAATGACACAAAAACGAAACCTGACATGGATTCATTTGTGCACTAAAGGAAGGACTTTGAGaccagccagctcctcagcaagaTTGAGGATGAGCAGTCTCTGGGTGCCCAGCTTCAGAAGAAGATCAAGGAGCTCCAGGTGCGTTGTAGTTACTACAGACAAGTAATATTTCCTGTTTTGGGCTGGATGATAttggacttgcttgtactcAAATCCATGTTGTCTATTAAGTCATTTTCTGCAAATTTTTAGGCCAGAATTTGGACACGTTGATGCTAAATAATGGTTTTGTCTATTGTAGGCTCGTATTGAAGAGCTGGAAGAGGAGATTGAGGCTGAGCGTGCTGCCAGGGCCAaggtggagaagcagagggcCGATCTGTCCAGGGAACTGGAGGAGATCagcgagaggctggaggaggccggAGGCGCCACAGCTGCTCAGATTGAGATGAACAAGAAGCGAGAGGCTGAGTTCCAGAAGCTGAGACGTGACCTGGAGGAGTCCACCCTGCAGCATGAGGCCACAGCCTCAGCCCTGAGGAAGaagcaggctgacagtgtggcagagctgggagagcaGATCGACAACCTGCAGCGCGTCAAGCAGaagctggagaaagagaagagtgagTTCAAGATGGAGATTGATGACCTCTCCTCCAACATGGAAGCAGTTGCTAAGGCCAAGGTATGAATCAAAGCAGAAATATATAATACATTTAGATCTGCCGTGCTCAACTACATTGGAAACAAAAGGTGGAGGTGCGGGGGGGCCATAAAGAGAATTCTTCATTCCCTAATTCCTCATTTACGGTTCCTCCTCAATGAGACATGTTGATGCATTCATTTGTGAATAGATTCATGTCAAGTGTAACATTGTGTTTGTTCCACAGGGCAATCTGGAGAAGATGTGCCGTACCCTTGAGGACCAGCTCAGTGAGATCAAGACCAAGAATGATGAGAATGTTCGCCAGATCAACGACATCGGTGGACAGAAAGCCAGACTCCTCACTGagaatggtaaaaaaaaaaataccagaCACGTCTGATGCGTTCAAAAGTCTTCATGCAGAAATATGTTCCACAAGGTGTGTATTGAAAATAACCAAGTATAATCAAGAAACAGACCTAACAAAGAACTTTCTTAATTCCCCACAGGTGAGTTTGCTCgccagatggaggagaaggaggccctGGTGTCCCAGTTGACCAGGGGAAAGCAGGCCTACACCCAGCAGATTGAGGAGCTCAAGAGGCATgttgaggaggaggtcaaggtaAAAGCCCCATATTGACCAACTATGACAgttttacagtacagtagttAGCGAATACTTTTTTTGGTCCCTTACTACATCACCCATGTCTCCTAATATTTTCCTCTCAGGCTAAGAACGCACTGGCCCATGGTGTCCAATCTGCCCGCCACGACTGTGACctgctgagggagcagtttgaggaggaacaggaggccaAGGCAGAGCTGCAGCGCGGCATGTCCAAGGCTAACTCTGAGGTGGCTCAGTGGAGAACCAAGTACGAGACTGATGCCatccagaggacagaggagctggaggaggccaagTAAGTCCAAAAAAGTCCAAAAGATAGTAATTCATAGTACCCCAATATAACATTACTGTCAAGCACTCCAAGCTTGCAATCAGTACACAACATCTTTGCGATGTCATGATTTGTGTCAACAGGAAGAAGCTGGCTCAGCGTCTTCAGGAAGCTGAGGAGACCATTGAGGCCACAAACTCCAAGTGTGCCTCTCTGGAGAAGACCAAGcagaggctgcagggagaggtggaggacctcaTGATTGATGTTGAGAGAGCCAATGCCCTGGCTGCCAACCTGGATAAGAAGCAGAGGAACTTTGACAAGGTGAAAAATATTGTGCCAGTTTTAGGTTTTGATGTAATTGTACGTGTGGAA from Osmerus eperlanus chromosome 21, fOsmEpe2.1, whole genome shotgun sequence carries:
- the LOC134007675 gene encoding myosin heavy chain, fast skeletal muscle-like, with amino-acid sequence MSTDAEMAQYGKAAIYLRKPERERLEAQAAPFDAKNACYVPDAKDLYLKGMVVKRDGGKCDVKVLITEEVKTFKEEDISPMNPPKFDKIEDMAMMTYLNEASVLYNLKERYAAWMIYTYSGLFCATVNPYKWLPVYDMEVVNAYRGKKRMEAPPHIFSVSDNAFQFMLTDKENQSVLITGESGAGKTVNTKRVIQYFATIAVSGGEKKKEPVPGKMQGSLEDQIIAANPLLESYGNAKTVRNDNSSRFGKFIRIHFHMNGKLASADIETYLLEKSRVSFQLPDERGYHIFYQMMTNHKPELVEMSLITTNPYDYPMISQGQITVASIDDTVELDATDDAIDILGFTAEEKMSIYKFTGAVMHHGNMHFKQKQREEQAEPDGTEVADKIGYLLGLNSADMLKALCYPRVKVGNEYVTKGQTVPQVNNSVSALAKSIYERMFLWMVIRINQMLDTKQPRNYYIGVLDIAGFEIFDYNSMEQLCINFTNEKLQQFFNHTMFVLEQEEYKKEGIVWAFIDFGMDLAACIELIEKPMGIFSILEEECMFPKASDTSFKNKLYDQHLGKNKAFEKPKPAKGKAEAHFSLVHYAGTVDYNITGWLDKNKDPLNESVLQLYGKSSAKLLATLYVAAPVEDTSKKGGKKKGGSMQTVSSQFRENLGKLMTNLRSTHPHFVRCLIPNESKTPGLMENHLVIHQLRCNGVLEGIRICTKGFPSRIIYADFKQRYKVLNAGVIPEGQFMDNKKASEKLLGSIDVNHDEYKFGHTKVFFKAGLLGVLEEMRDEKLATLVTMTQALARGYLMRKEFTKMMERRESVFTIQYNIRSFMNVKHWPWMKVYYKIKPLLQSAETEKELANMKEDYEKCKVALEKSEARKKELEEKMVSLLQEKNDLSLQVASESENLNDAEERCEGLIKSKIQLEAKLKETTERLEDEEEMNAELTAKKRKLEDECSELKKDIDDLELTLAKVEKEKHATENKVKNLTEEMASQDESVAKLTKEKKALQEAHQQTLDDLQAEEDKVNTLTKAKTKLEQQVDDLEGSLEQEKKLRMDLERGKRKLEGDLKLAQESIMDLENDKQQSDEKIKKKDFETSQLLSKIEDEQSLGAQLQKKIKELQARIEELEEEIEAERAARAKVEKQRADLSRELEEISERLEEAGGATAAQIEMNKKREAEFQKLRRDLEESTLQHEATASALRKKQADSVAELGEQIDNLQRVKQKLEKEKSEFKMEIDDLSSNMEAVAKAKGNLEKMCRTLEDQLSEIKTKNDENVRQINDIGGQKARLLTENGEFARQMEEKEALVSQLTRGKQAYTQQIEELKRHVEEEVKAKNALAHGVQSARHDCDLLREQFEEEQEAKAELQRGMSKANSEVAQWRTKYETDAIQRTEELEEAKKKLAQRLQEAEETIEATNSKCASLEKTKQRLQGEVEDLMIDVERANALAANLDKKQRNFDKVLAEWKQKFEEGQAELEGAQKEARSLSTELFKMKNSYEEALDQLETLKRENKNLQQEISDLTEQIGETGKSIHELEKAKKTVETEKSEIQTALEEAEGTLEHEESKILRVQLELNQIKGEVDRKLAEKDEEMEQIKRNSQRVADSMQSTLDSEVRSRNDALRIKKKMEGDLNEMEIQLSHANRQAAESQKQLRNVQAQLKDAQLHLDDAIRASEDMKEQAAMVERRNGLMVAEIEELRAGLEQTERGRKVAEQELVDASERVGLLHSQNTSLLNTKKKLEADLVQVQGEVDDIVQEARNAEDKAKKAITDAAMMAEELKKEQDTSSHLERMKKNLEVTVKDLQHRLDEAENLAMKGGKKQLQKLESRVRELETEVEAEQRRGVDAVKGVRKYERRVKELTYQTEEDKKNVTRLQDLVDKLQLKVKAYKRQAEEAEEQANSHMSKFRKVQHELEEAEERADIAESQVNKLRTKSRDSGKAKEAE